In the genome of Candidatus Omnitrophota bacterium, the window GACCGTTCGCTGCCGGCGGAAACGGTGAATGTCAGCGAGGGAGGGTTGTGCGTCCGCCTGCAAGAGCTGCTGGAGATCCGATCCCTCATCCACCTGCACCTTGGCGGTGTGGAGTGCGCGGGACGGGTGGCGTGGGTGATCCAACGGCTGGATTTGCGCCCTGCTCCCCCATTCATGTTTGATGTCGGTGTGGAGTTCATCGACCCGCCGAGGCTGCTGCGGCGTTGGCTCGCCGAGCGCTTCCCCAGCCATCCGGCAGCCTCCGCCGTCAAGGCGGGGGGGGAGAACGCGAAGGGGGGGCTTCAGCCATGGGTCTTCAGCGGCCGAACCTACATGCCGTCGATGCAACGGGCCAGCCGCCGCCCGCAGCCGTGGCACCTGGTGGTCGCCATCGACGGATCGCCGTGTTTCAGCGGCCATTATGCGTCTGAGCGGCAAGCCCTGGCGGCGTGGGCGGCATTTAAGCGAGCGCACGCCAAACGCGGAGGACCGATCGGATGAGGATCGACACTCAGCTTGCGGTCTTTCTCGAAAACCGCCCCGGAATGCTGGCACGGGTGTGCGAGGCCTTGGCCAAGGCTCGCGTCAACATCAACGCGCTCTCCGTCTTGGACACCGTCGACCACGCCGTGATCCGCATGGTGGTGGACAAACCCAAGGAGGCCGAGCGCGTCCTGCAGCAGCTGCCGGCGATGGTCCAGGTGCGTGATGTCGTCTTCCTCGATGTGCCCAACGAAGTGGGCGCGCTGGCCCGCATCTCCCAGCGGCTGGCGGAAGCCGGCATCAATCTGGAATACGCCTACTGCGTCGGTTCCACCTCCGGCAGCCCCGGCGGCCTCGTGCTGCGCACCAACGATCTCGAAGGCACCATTAACGCCCTCAGCTAACCTGAGGGGACAATCTCCAGTTGGATGAAGGCGGTTATCTTTAAGCAGCATGGGGAACCGGAGGTGCTGGAATACACCGACGCGCCGGATCCCGTCCCCCAACCCGGTGAACTCCTCCTCCGCGTCAAGGCCTGCTCGATTAACCACCTGGATCTGTGGATCCGGCAGGGCATTCCCGCCTATCGCATGGCGCTACCGCATATCTTAGGCTCCGATGTTTCCGGGGTGGTGGAGCGCGTGACCGACGGGGTGACACACGTCAAGCCCGGGGATGCCATCGTGCTGGCCCCGGGCTTAAGCTGCGGTCAATGCGATCCCTGCCGGCAAGGCCTCGACAACGTCTGCGTCTCCTTTGGTATCCGGGGGGCAGCCACCGACGGAGGATATGCCGAGTTGGTCACCGCGAAGACCTCCGATGCGTTGCCCCTGCCGAGAGGGCTGTCGTTTGAAGACGCGGCCGCCTATCCGCTCGTGTTTCTAGCCGCCTGGCACATGCTAGTGGGGCGCGCGAAGCTGACCGCCGGCGAGCGCGTGCTGATCCATGCCGCGGGCAGCGGTATCGGCCATGCCGCCATTCAAATCGCGAAACATCTCTCGGCGACGGTGTATGCCACGGTAGGGTCCGATGAGAAAATCGACAAGGCGCGCGCCGTGGGAGCGGATGCCGTGATCAATTATCAGCGCGAATCCGTTGAGGAACGCGTCAAGGCGCTGACCGGCGGTGAAGGCGTGCACGTGGTCTTCGAGCACGTCGGCCCGCAGACGTGGGAGGCCAGCCTCCGCGTGCTGGCGAAAGGCGGCCGGCTCGTCACGTGCGGGGCCACCACCGGCCCCACCGTGCCGCTTGATCTGCGCTATGTCTTTTCTCGGCAACTCTCGATCTTCGGCTCCATGATGGGGACGCGGGCTGAACTGCAGCAGGTGACCCAGCTGATCGAACA includes:
- a CDS encoding PilZ domain-containing protein, giving the protein MTTALLQERRRAPRLHSGSVEVAVRSADRSLPAETVNVSEGGLCVRLQELLEIRSLIHLHLGGVECAGRVAWVIQRLDLRPAPPFMFDVGVEFIDPPRLLRRWLAERFPSHPAASAVKAGGENAKGGLQPWVFSGRTYMPSMQRASRRPQPWHLVVAIDGSPCFSGHYASERQALAAWAAFKRAHAKRGGPIG
- a CDS encoding ACT domain-containing protein, whose protein sequence is MRIDTQLAVFLENRPGMLARVCEALAKARVNINALSVLDTVDHAVIRMVVDKPKEAERVLQQLPAMVQVRDVVFLDVPNEVGALARISQRLAEAGINLEYAYCVGSTSGSPGGLVLRTNDLEGTINALS
- a CDS encoding zinc-binding dehydrogenase; this translates as MKAVIFKQHGEPEVLEYTDAPDPVPQPGELLLRVKACSINHLDLWIRQGIPAYRMALPHILGSDVSGVVERVTDGVTHVKPGDAIVLAPGLSCGQCDPCRQGLDNVCVSFGIRGAATDGGYAELVTAKTSDALPLPRGLSFEDAAAYPLVFLAAWHMLVGRAKLTAGERVLIHAAGSGIGHAAIQIAKHLSATVYATVGSDEKIDKARAVGADAVINYQRESVEERVKALTGGEGVHVVFEHVGPQTWEASLRVLAKGGRLVTCGATTGPTVPLDLRYVFSRQLSIFGSMMGTRAELQQVTQLIEQGALRPIIDTVFPLRNARQAHERLLRRTVFGKLVLVP